From Myxococcales bacterium, the proteins below share one genomic window:
- a CDS encoding helix-turn-helix domain-containing protein: protein MVHPPKRRAPKCKLVGPKGETIALPESVFYVLARVAEVLARGDSVTVVPVGREVTTQQAADLLNVSRQYLVRLLDEGRIAFRKTGKHRRLRIEDVLAFKNNRDKDRRAGLRELSQMTQELGGYDSELK, encoded by the coding sequence ATGGTCCACCCGCCGAAGCGCCGCGCGCCCAAGTGCAAGCTCGTCGGCCCTAAGGGGGAGACCATAGCCCTTCCCGAGTCGGTTTTTTATGTGCTCGCGCGCGTGGCCGAGGTGCTCGCGCGGGGCGACTCGGTCACCGTCGTGCCTGTCGGCCGCGAGGTAACTACGCAGCAGGCCGCCGATCTGCTCAACGTGTCACGGCAGTACCTCGTGCGACTCCTCGACGAGGGGCGGATCGCCTTTCGCAAGACCGGCAAACATCGGCGGCTGCGGATCGAAGACGTGCTCGCGTTCAAGAACAACCGCGACAAGGATCGCCGCGCAGGTCTTCGCGAGCTTTCGCAGATGACGCAAGAGCTCGGCGGCTACGACTCCGAGCTGAAGTAG
- a CDS encoding WGR domain-containing protein, protein MRRFELVEGTSAKFWEVGVAGAEVHTRYGRLGAAGKTTVKALESEDAAHTLAASLVREKVGKGYVEKSVVAPTASSGSSAPTVPSASTAPSEPSGSPAPPAPTAPTAPSVAEPARAPEPAPKPAKAAKPAKVAAAPKPPKAPAKGSADYQAGCDAWAAALGWLQVDRIEELSAEGYAAALDAALADPRAAGVAAPEAILDQVATLSLPDSQVCDEAQVEKLFGDDPAELAKQQARQLALRARIAEWMQAKHATLIRLLEAGYPATKRAKGSYSLPLENFVRSLPCSTQEKIPYAWDGPEGAASTTAADVLRSFVAHGSGVSDDALSEAAFLRYPALRVLVEAGGGTGNGILLAWGRATERSATSEGDVRADARRYLELLAPALRAAGADGLSFEGPNGVVAGALTVALTRGASDAVAALVSAGTPLDQALAVEVTDDVHVGSNLLPGGQNQKLRFAAGFTSRDVAEATLDAHDSWEAALGDKDGPHVTDARRRARDRVRSLAATLAARGVPVSGLRVPLAPVETIPTPPTFKPTVDAALLGCVERLGGDSAEATRRLAALHPGGFGPFVYFKSAAAAVGPLLPRERLSETGAAWLCAYLGYDNGATFENLSGYTSDARAVIRKGTLLGVRGSDTVAVLGKDGSVACASVRGGVEPLAPDLETFVREDLSRVGVG, encoded by the coding sequence ATGCGCAGGTTCGAGCTCGTCGAGGGAACGTCGGCCAAGTTCTGGGAGGTGGGGGTGGCCGGCGCGGAGGTGCACACGCGCTACGGGCGCCTCGGCGCCGCGGGGAAGACCACGGTGAAGGCCCTCGAGTCCGAGGATGCTGCCCACACGCTCGCCGCGTCGCTGGTTCGCGAGAAGGTGGGGAAGGGCTACGTCGAGAAGTCGGTGGTCGCGCCGACGGCGTCATCGGGGTCGTCTGCGCCGACTGTGCCGTCTGCGTCGACTGCGCCGTCCGAGCCTTCGGGTTCGCCTGCGCCGCCTGCGCCAACTGCGCCGACAGCTCCCTCCGTCGCCGAGCCTGCGCGCGCTCCCGAGCCCGCGCCGAAGCCCGCGAAGGCCGCGAAACCGGCGAAGGTCGCCGCGGCGCCGAAGCCGCCCAAGGCTCCCGCGAAGGGGAGCGCGGACTATCAGGCGGGGTGCGACGCCTGGGCCGCGGCGCTCGGGTGGCTCCAGGTCGATCGCATCGAGGAGCTCTCGGCCGAGGGATACGCGGCCGCGCTCGACGCCGCGCTCGCGGACCCACGCGCCGCCGGCGTGGCGGCACCGGAGGCCATCCTCGACCAAGTGGCGACCCTCTCCCTGCCGGACAGCCAAGTTTGCGACGAAGCCCAGGTCGAAAAGCTCTTCGGGGACGACCCGGCGGAGCTCGCGAAGCAGCAGGCGCGTCAGCTCGCGTTGCGTGCGCGCATCGCCGAGTGGATGCAGGCGAAACACGCCACGTTGATTCGTCTCCTCGAGGCAGGATACCCCGCGACCAAACGCGCCAAAGGCTCGTACTCGTTGCCACTCGAGAATTTCGTGCGCTCTCTGCCCTGCTCGACGCAGGAGAAGATCCCCTATGCGTGGGATGGGCCGGAGGGCGCGGCATCGACCACGGCCGCCGACGTGCTGCGCTCCTTCGTCGCTCATGGGAGCGGCGTCTCGGACGACGCGCTCTCGGAGGCCGCGTTCCTGCGCTATCCGGCGCTGCGCGTGCTCGTCGAGGCCGGTGGCGGCACGGGCAACGGAATTCTCCTCGCCTGGGGGAGAGCCACCGAGCGGAGCGCGACCTCCGAGGGGGACGTCCGCGCCGACGCGCGCCGCTACCTCGAGCTGCTCGCGCCTGCCTTGCGCGCGGCCGGAGCCGACGGACTGAGCTTCGAGGGGCCGAACGGCGTGGTGGCCGGCGCGCTCACCGTGGCGCTCACGCGCGGCGCTTCGGACGCCGTGGCGGCGCTCGTGTCGGCGGGGACACCGCTCGATCAGGCGCTCGCGGTGGAGGTCACCGACGACGTGCACGTCGGCTCGAACCTCCTCCCCGGCGGCCAGAACCAGAAGCTTCGTTTCGCGGCCGGCTTCACGAGCCGCGACGTGGCCGAAGCCACGCTCGACGCCCACGACAGTTGGGAGGCCGCGCTCGGAGACAAGGACGGGCCCCACGTCACCGACGCACGCCGACGCGCGCGGGATCGCGTGAGGTCTCTCGCAGCCACGCTGGCGGCTCGCGGAGTCCCGGTCTCTGGCCTCCGCGTCCCCCTCGCGCCGGTCGAGACCATCCCGACCCCACCGACGTTCAAGCCCACCGTGGACGCCGCGCTGCTCGGCTGCGTCGAGCGCCTCGGAGGCGACTCGGCCGAGGCCACCCGTCGCCTCGCCGCGCTTCACCCTGGAGGCTTTGGTCCATTCGTCTACTTCAAGAGCGCCGCAGCGGCCGTGGGCCCGCTCCTCCCTCGCGAGCGCCTCTCGGAGACCGGCGCCGCATGGCTCTGCGCCTACCTCGGCTACGACAACGGCGCCACGTTCGAGAACCTGAGCGGCTACACCTCGGATGCGCGAGCCGTCATCCGCAAAGGCACCCTGCTGGGCGTACGTGGCTCGGACACCGTGGCCGTCCTCGGCAAAGACGGCAGCGTCGCGTGCGCCAGCGTACGCGGAGGCGTCGAGCCCCTCGCCCCGGACCTCGAGACCTTCGTCCGCGAAGACCTCAGTCGGGTCGGGGTGGGGTAG
- a CDS encoding metallophosphoesterase, with amino-acid sequence MSVPVTTVRILHISDLHERAAFEGMPPSRKATLERDAEHRGYVLGSRFTKALRNVAALGRFDLVLFTGDLADWGHPAEYAAATGRIEAILNELNVPRDRFFAIPGNHDIRRTVNPKVRAKVLNAARSAGTVAVGEWMRWGKNVHGMAKDWRGQLLERTEDFWRWHTEFRQDSLRPSGNKPLGYRHTFRPGQLVAGAPEFHIIGLESSWLCGADDDQGNIFLSSEQITGHIRNGTSALGGFRLGLVHHPLDHLADHHEARRLLSDDGVDLLLHGHQHTPIALSTTEGAHTLVVVASGCLVEGDLGKNWPNSFQAIEIDTGRRQVRVHFSKWAREGRFWGSGSDIYEQAADGTLALELPQRPTGDGALHARARSRIEPAAQPQNNLLVFGRRAIALGDRIAVESGSWTLRIEAFLCGGEHSITSMFEACTEPHDRFVITSHPPEARAAERLVKLERIDNHIEVIIAILPHAPPQPFIDHVDIDGNLREISGQALQAQIVQMALGTAYGHVAPAHGTLVPEWVRMTSYQDGIGKLVEMDIARMTSLFGPGAEPPTLGHVTSATVVSADGLNVELDVRFLDGHRQSVSAKIPHKPYDHRETEAAVAALIAAASAAPMSRPQQPRITPTNRELPKDFTPTNGALKSRSGGIVVPTAWRLTLNLTVDGVPPSELLRVLCDSRATEDLHNYGRTARWPRPLFFGTSTVNAATTHWLHSYTSAQNEIGEEHLSLAPTGRVSYERHTSSDHDQPAVDFGILGLDVIMFTAVAARYASKLEVREPCMVEFSLHNPHKHVPMLAAFRATPLKPVRSDVAQYTGDGLALTQTLPLNIASRDSLGDFCHRLIERVANNFAHEPGRSESPFLSIDRQSIAQAIDWYLPGSSYP; translated from the coding sequence ATGAGCGTACCAGTGACAACAGTTAGAATCCTTCACATCTCGGATCTTCACGAACGCGCAGCATTTGAGGGTATGCCCCCGAGTCGGAAGGCCACCCTCGAACGAGATGCGGAGCATCGCGGCTACGTCCTCGGGTCGCGCTTTACAAAGGCGCTAAGGAACGTCGCCGCATTGGGCCGATTCGATCTGGTTTTGTTCACCGGCGATCTTGCTGACTGGGGACACCCGGCCGAGTACGCTGCAGCGACTGGGCGAATCGAAGCAATCCTAAACGAACTAAATGTACCGAGGGACCGATTCTTTGCCATCCCTGGGAACCATGACATCCGCCGAACGGTCAATCCAAAGGTCAGAGCGAAGGTGCTAAACGCAGCCAGATCGGCCGGCACCGTCGCCGTCGGGGAGTGGATGCGATGGGGCAAGAACGTCCACGGAATGGCAAAGGATTGGCGCGGACAGCTACTGGAGCGAACCGAAGACTTCTGGCGATGGCACACCGAGTTTCGGCAGGACAGTCTACGCCCATCCGGCAACAAGCCACTTGGGTATCGGCATACTTTTCGACCGGGCCAGCTCGTAGCGGGAGCGCCCGAATTTCACATCATCGGCCTCGAATCTTCATGGCTCTGCGGAGCAGACGATGATCAAGGAAACATCTTCCTATCGAGCGAGCAGATCACGGGCCACATCAGGAATGGAACGAGCGCGCTCGGAGGCTTTCGTCTCGGGCTAGTGCACCATCCTCTTGACCATTTGGCAGACCATCATGAGGCTCGCCGACTACTGTCGGATGACGGCGTCGACCTACTACTCCATGGCCATCAGCATACCCCGATCGCGCTCAGCACAACAGAGGGTGCCCACACCTTGGTGGTCGTGGCGTCGGGCTGCCTAGTGGAGGGCGACCTCGGGAAAAACTGGCCCAACTCATTTCAGGCTATCGAAATCGACACCGGTCGAAGACAGGTTAGAGTACACTTTTCCAAGTGGGCGAGAGAGGGCCGGTTTTGGGGATCGGGAAGTGACATCTACGAGCAAGCGGCCGACGGAACATTAGCCCTCGAGTTGCCGCAACGCCCGACCGGCGACGGAGCACTTCACGCGCGAGCGCGGTCTCGCATCGAGCCGGCCGCACAACCGCAAAATAACTTACTTGTATTCGGTCGCCGAGCGATAGCGCTCGGCGACCGCATCGCAGTCGAATCTGGGAGCTGGACGTTGCGCATCGAAGCCTTCCTTTGTGGAGGCGAACACTCAATAACTTCAATGTTTGAGGCTTGCACAGAGCCTCACGACCGCTTCGTCATAACCAGTCATCCGCCCGAGGCACGCGCAGCCGAACGCCTAGTGAAACTGGAGCGAATCGACAACCACATCGAAGTAATTATTGCGATTCTGCCTCACGCTCCACCTCAACCGTTCATAGACCACGTCGACATCGATGGCAATCTTCGCGAGATAAGCGGGCAGGCGCTCCAGGCTCAGATTGTTCAAATGGCACTAGGAACCGCCTATGGGCACGTCGCGCCAGCTCACGGGACGCTGGTCCCTGAGTGGGTTCGCATGACCTCATATCAGGACGGGATCGGAAAGCTCGTCGAGATGGACATCGCTCGAATGACGTCGCTCTTCGGTCCCGGCGCTGAGCCTCCGACCTTAGGACACGTGACAAGCGCGACGGTGGTGAGCGCGGATGGGCTCAACGTGGAGCTTGACGTCAGGTTCCTCGACGGCCATCGCCAGTCAGTTTCGGCCAAGATACCTCACAAACCCTACGACCACCGGGAGACTGAAGCTGCAGTTGCAGCGCTGATTGCTGCAGCCTCGGCGGCGCCGATGAGCCGTCCGCAACAACCACGAATAACTCCCACCAACCGCGAACTCCCGAAAGACTTCACACCTACGAACGGAGCGCTGAAGTCTAGGTCCGGGGGGATAGTCGTACCCACTGCATGGCGTCTAACGCTGAACCTTACTGTCGACGGGGTACCACCGAGCGAGCTCCTTAGGGTACTTTGCGATTCGCGTGCGACTGAAGACCTGCACAACTATGGTCGAACGGCAAGGTGGCCGCGGCCGCTCTTCTTTGGGACCTCGACGGTAAATGCCGCCACGACCCACTGGCTACATTCGTACACGTCGGCGCAGAATGAGATCGGTGAGGAGCACCTCTCCCTCGCCCCGACGGGGCGCGTCTCGTACGAACGTCACACGTCCTCGGACCACGACCAGCCCGCGGTGGACTTCGGTATTCTTGGTCTTGACGTAATCATGTTCACGGCTGTTGCAGCACGCTACGCTTCGAAACTCGAGGTGCGCGAGCCGTGCATGGTTGAGTTTTCGCTTCACAATCCGCACAAGCACGTTCCAATGCTGGCCGCCTTTCGGGCGACGCCACTGAAACCAGTTCGAAGCGATGTTGCGCAGTACACTGGTGACGGGCTTGCGCTTACGCAAACGTTGCCTCTGAACATCGCCTCACGAGATTCCCTCGGTGATTTTTGCCATCGACTGATCGAACGGGTCGCGAATAACTTCGCCCATGAGCCGGGTCGAAGCGAGTCTCCGTTCCTGTCGATCGACAGGCAATCAATAGCGCAGGCAATAGACTGGTATCTGCCGGGCTCCAGTTATCCGTAG
- a CDS encoding N-6 DNA methylase — protein sequence MPTTQDIVQKLWNLCHVLRDDGITYLEYVTELTYLLFLKMAKETETEGQIPKGYRWDELTKKDGVELLTFYKQLLIDLGGKGSGRVQPIFANASTSFRQPRHLKQVVSDIDSLDWYSAKHEGLGDLYEGLLEKNAEETKSGAGQYFTPRPLIDAIVALIKPAPGERVQDPAVGTGGFLTAADRYVRSKTDDYHDLKTAQQNFQRREAFSGVELVPDVQRLCLMNAMLHDIEGDIVLGDTLGPTGEGLPKVDVILSNPPFGTKKGGGGPTRSDITYPTSNKQLVFLQHIYRGLKPGGRAAVVLPDNVLFEEGVGQKVRADLMDKCDLHTILRLPTGIFYAQGVKTNVLFFTRGEKDKGNTKAVWFFDMRTNMPSFGKRTPFTRAHFAEFEKVYGDDPYGKSKRKDQGETGRFRKFTREEIAKRGDNLDISWLKDDSVTDHADLPEPEEIAAEIVAQLQTALEEMQALQEELGS from the coding sequence ATGCCCACGACCCAAGACATCGTCCAAAAGCTCTGGAACCTTTGCCACGTCCTTCGGGACGATGGCATCACGTACCTCGAGTACGTGACCGAGCTGACGTACCTGCTCTTCCTCAAGATGGCGAAGGAGACCGAGACCGAGGGACAGATCCCGAAGGGGTACCGGTGGGACGAGCTCACCAAGAAGGATGGCGTCGAGCTGCTCACGTTCTACAAGCAGCTCCTCATCGACCTGGGCGGCAAGGGCTCGGGGCGCGTGCAGCCCATCTTCGCGAACGCGTCGACGTCGTTCCGCCAGCCGCGCCACCTGAAGCAGGTCGTGAGCGACATCGACTCCCTCGATTGGTACAGCGCCAAACACGAGGGCCTGGGAGACCTGTACGAGGGCCTCCTCGAGAAGAACGCCGAGGAGACCAAGAGCGGCGCGGGCCAGTACTTCACACCGCGACCGCTCATCGACGCGATCGTGGCGCTCATCAAGCCCGCCCCGGGCGAGCGTGTGCAAGATCCGGCGGTGGGCACGGGCGGCTTCCTCACCGCGGCCGACCGCTACGTGCGCTCGAAGACGGACGACTACCACGACCTCAAGACCGCGCAGCAGAACTTCCAGCGCCGCGAGGCCTTCTCGGGCGTCGAGCTCGTGCCCGACGTTCAGCGCCTCTGCCTCATGAACGCGATGCTCCACGACATCGAGGGCGACATCGTCCTCGGGGACACGCTCGGCCCCACGGGCGAGGGCCTCCCCAAGGTCGACGTGATCCTGTCGAACCCGCCCTTTGGCACCAAGAAGGGCGGGGGCGGCCCCACGCGGAGCGACATCACGTACCCGACGAGCAACAAGCAGCTCGTCTTTCTCCAGCACATCTACCGTGGCCTCAAACCTGGCGGCCGTGCGGCGGTGGTGCTCCCGGACAACGTGCTCTTCGAGGAAGGTGTGGGGCAGAAGGTCCGCGCCGACCTCATGGACAAGTGCGACCTTCACACCATCTTGCGCCTGCCGACCGGCATCTTCTACGCGCAGGGCGTGAAGACGAACGTGCTCTTCTTCACGCGAGGGGAGAAGGACAAGGGCAACACCAAGGCCGTCTGGTTCTTCGACATGCGCACCAACATGCCGAGCTTCGGCAAGCGCACTCCCTTTACCCGCGCGCACTTCGCCGAATTCGAGAAGGTGTACGGCGACGACCCGTATGGAAAGAGCAAGCGAAAGGACCAGGGAGAGACGGGGCGGTTCCGCAAGTTCACCCGCGAGGAGATCGCGAAACGCGGCGACAACCTCGACATCTCATGGCTCAAGGACGACAGCGTGACCGACCACGCCGACCTGCCGGAGCCCGAAGAGATCGCGGCGGAGATCGTGGCGCAGCTCCAGACGGCGCTCGAGGAGATGCAGGCCTTGCAAGAGGAGCTCGGGTCGTGA
- a CDS encoding GIY-YIG nuclease family protein, whose protein sequence is MVGDDESGSVIHVGEAENVFTRLQNHLKNKDFWTRVVFFTSKDENLTKAHVKYLEARIIEQATEAARSRVENGNSPQRPALPRADRDTMEEFLGPIGTLLGALGFPFLQPVPAAASSAASNGAAGRFYFRPAKRSIDAEGAWADDEFVVFTGSVGDLETRHHLKGGYLQQRQALFEDKSVQKVNDKTFRFVRDVLFSSPSAAAAVLAGGAYNGREAWKDINGRSIKAIEEELAEASGKKTKKR, encoded by the coding sequence TTGGTCGGCGACGACGAATCTGGCAGCGTGATCCACGTCGGCGAGGCGGAGAACGTCTTCACTCGCCTGCAGAACCACCTGAAAAATAAGGACTTTTGGACGCGTGTGGTGTTCTTCACAAGCAAGGACGAGAACCTGACGAAGGCACACGTGAAGTACCTCGAGGCACGGATCATCGAGCAGGCCACGGAGGCTGCCCGTTCGCGTGTTGAGAACGGGAACTCGCCGCAGCGCCCCGCTCTTCCGCGAGCTGACCGCGACACGATGGAGGAGTTCCTTGGGCCCATTGGCACGTTGCTCGGCGCCCTTGGATTTCCTTTCTTGCAGCCGGTTCCAGCGGCGGCCTCGAGCGCCGCCTCGAACGGTGCCGCGGGCCGCTTCTACTTTCGGCCCGCGAAGCGATCGATCGACGCGGAGGGCGCCTGGGCGGACGACGAGTTCGTCGTCTTCACGGGATCGGTCGGCGACCTCGAGACGCGCCACCACCTGAAGGGCGGCTACCTCCAGCAGAGGCAGGCGCTCTTCGAGGACAAGTCGGTTCAGAAGGTGAACGACAAGACCTTCCGTTTCGTTCGCGATGTGCTCTTCAGCAGCCCATCGGCGGCCGCGGCTGTGCTTGCGGGTGGTGCCTACAACGGCCGCGAGGCCTGGAAAGACATCAATGGTCGATCCATCAAGGCCATCGAGGAAGAGCTCGCCGAAGCCTCAGGAAAGAAGACGAAGAAGCGCTAA